Proteins co-encoded in one Arachis hypogaea cultivar Tifrunner chromosome 11, arahy.Tifrunner.gnm2.J5K5, whole genome shotgun sequence genomic window:
- the LOC114924771 gene encoding uncharacterized protein codes for MFDKLLKDADDELYPGCKKFSKLSFLLQLYHLKQLFKWSNESFNALLGLLKEVLPDGEKLPSSYYNTKKMVKGLRLKYERIHACPNDCMLFRNELANKNINECSVCGASRWKNNKKKIPAKVLRYFPLKPRLQRLFMSSRTSKLMRWHHDERNKDGTLRHPADSEAWKSFDNSHEEFSKDPRNVRLGLAADGFNPYSKMQSKHSTWPVILMPYNLPPWLCMKQEFFILSLLIPGPTAPGNNIDVFLQLLIEELKELWDVGVETYDAFDKKTFNIKAALMWTINDFPAYGNLSGWCTYGEFACPSCNINTHSIRLTKSQKYCYMGHRRFLKSNHKYRNDARSFDGTKESRVAPCPISGSSVLNQTRGINFFLGKLGEDVSGVIKNTWRKRSIFFNLPYWKTNLVRHNLDVMHIEKNVCDNLIYTLLGLGKKSKDNLKARLDLKEMNIIPSLWPQQRANGKIFLPPSYFSMSSAEKKLFYEVLENVKLPHGYASNVSRCIRKQKISGLKSHDCHVIMQELLPLALRGTVDKKMSFVLIELCTFFRGICSKNLEVEKLTLLEEKIALILCDMEKLFLPSFFTIMVHLVIHLATEAKIAGPVQYRWMYPIERYLCTLKSYVRNQACPEGSIAEGYISNECLAFCSLYMEGGDSRSYWSTKNKMEIEHEADQEGCLFPSIGKPFGKEEAFLMDDKTWLQTHRYVLFNCASKVVEDYRNEHISEIKRTHRKRRLSPHQLDRLHFNSFHEWFKDEINKLDITFGTQSDIRTLSRGPSYIARRFKGFDLNNGYRFRTKNHEESKATQNSGVMVVSKVISYASASDNSPKSGNINYYGRLTDIIELNYFEEFKVVLFKCEWVDITKGRGVKKDDLGFTLVNFSCLIHTGDQESDEPFVFANQAQQVIFVKDPHDHEWFIPRLISPRDIYNMGEKKIMQFEQLMQNDNGDLTLLEEIRHFEDENTDWVRSGVNDIVIDHGHSPNQTDDNSE; via the exons ATGTTTGACAAGTTACTAAAAGATGCAGATGATGAATTATATCCTGGATGCAAGAaattcagcaagctttcttttctATTGCAACTTTACCATCTAAAGCAATTATTCAAATGGAGCAACGAGTCTTTTAATGCGTTGCTAGGATTATTAAAGGAAGTATTACCCGATGGTGAGAAGTTACCTAGTTCTTATTATAATACTAAAAAGATGGTTAAGGGATTGCGCTTGAAGTATGAAAGGATCCATGCTTGTCCCAATGATTGTATGCTTTTTAGGAATGAATTGGCTAATAAGAACATCAACGAATGCTCAGTTTGTGGAGCTTCTAGGTGGAAaaacaataagaaaaaaattCCTGCTAAGGTTCTAAGGTATTTTCCCCTTAAGCCAAGGTTGCAGAGGCTGTTTATGTCTTCAAGAACTTCTAAATTGATGAGATGGCATCATGACGAACGCAATAAAGATGGGACTTTGCGACATCCTGCAGATTCTGAAGCGTGGAAAAGTTTTGACAATTCTCATGAAGAATTTTCTAAAGATCCTCGCAATGTTCGTTTAGGATTAGCTGCTGATGGATTTAATCCATATAGTAAAATGCAAAGTAAACATAGCACATGGCCAGTGATTTTAATGCCATATAATCTTCCACCATGGCTGTGTATGAAGCAAGAGTTTTTTATTTTGTCGTTACTCATTCCTGGACCAACAGCGCCTGGAAATAATATTGATGTTTTCTTGCAACTTTTGATAGAAGAGTTAAAGGAATTATGGGATGTTGGGGTGGAAACCTATGATGCCTTTGATAAGAAGACATTTAATATAAAAGCAGCGCTCATGTGGACAATAAATGATTTTCCAGCATATGGTAACTTATCTGGTTGGTGTACTTATGGTGAATTTGCTTGCCCTTCTTGCAATATAAACACTCATTCTATAAGGCTCACAAAAAGTCAAAAGTATTGCTACATGGGTCATCGACGCTTCTTGAAGTCTAATCATAAATATCGAAATGACGCAAGGTCTTTTGATGGGACTAAAGAATCAAGAGTTGCGCCTTGTCCAATATCAGGGTCATCAGTTTTGAATCAAACTAGAGGCATAAATTTTTTCCTTGGTAAGCTTGGTGAAGATGTTAGTGGGGTGATAAAAAATACATGGAGAAAGAGGAGCATTTTTTTCAATCTCCCTTATTGGAAAACAAATTTGGTGCGACATAACCTTGACGTGATGCACATAGAAAAAAATGTGTGTGATAACTTGATATATACACTGTTAGGTCTGGGTAAAAAGTCGAAAGATAACTTGAAGGCTCGGTTGGACTTGAAAGAGATGAATATAATACCTAGCTTATGGCCTCAACAACGAGCTAATGGAAAGATATTTCTCCCTCCTTCTTATTTCTCAATGTCTTCTGCTGAAAAGAAGTTATTTTATGAAGTACTAGAAAATGTTAAGCTTCCACATGGCTATGCATCTAATGTCTCTCGTTGCATTCGGAAACAGAAAATATCAGGGCTAAAATCTCATGATTGCCATGTTATAATGCAAGAACTTCTTCCACTTGCTTTACGAGGAACAGTAGATAAAAAGATGAGCTTTGTTTTGATTGAATTGTGCACATTCTTTCGAGGGATATGCAGTAAAAATCTTGAAGTGGAAAAATTAACACTACTTGAGGAGAAGATTGCCTTAATATTGTGTGACATGGAGAAGCTGTTCCTCCCATCATTTTTTACAATTATGGTACATTTGGTTATTCATTTAGCAACTGAAGCTAAAATTGCAGGTCCGGTCCAATATCGCTGGATGTATCCAATAGAAAG GTATTTATGCACTTTAAAATCATATGTTCGAAATCAAGCATGTCCAGAAGGTTCTATAGCAGAGGGATATATTTCAAATGAGTGTTTGGCATTTTGCTCACTATATATGGAAGGTGGGGATTCAAGATCTTATTggtcaacaaaaaataaaatggagATTGAGCATGAGGCTGATCAAGAAGGATGCCTTTTTCCTTCTATTGGGAAGCCATTTGGCAAAGAAGAAGCATTTCTAATGGATGATAAAACATGGTTGCAAACCCATCGATATGTGCTCTTCAATTGTGCTTCTAAAGTGGTTGAAGATTATAGAAA TGAACATATTAGTGAGATCAAGAGAACACATCGCAAGCGTCGCCTTTCTCCACATCAACTTGATCGCttgcattttaattcatttcatgAATGGTTCAAGGATGAA ATTAACAAGTTGGATATCACATTTGGTACCCAAAGTGATATAAGAACCCTTTCACGAGGTCCAAGTTACATTGCAAGACGATTCAAAGGTTTTGATTTGAACAATGGGTATCGATTTCGAACAAAAAATCATGAAGAGTCCAAGGCAACACAAAATTCTGGTGTCATGGTTGTCTCAAAGGTGATTAGCTATGCAAGTGCAAGTGACAATTCTCCCAAGTCGGGAAATATCAATTATTATGGAAGATTGACTGATATTATAGAGTTAAATTACTTTGAAGAATTTAAGGTTGTCTTGTTTAAATGTGAATGGGTTGACATAACCAAAGGTAGAGGAGTTAAGAAAGATGACTTGGGTTTCACACTAGTGAACTTTTCATGCTTAATACATACCGGTGATCAAGAGAGTGATGAACCTTTTGTATTTGCAAACCAAGCTCAACAAGTGATATTTGTGAAAGAtcctcatgatcatgaatggTTTATCCCTAGGCTAATTAGTCCTCGAGACATATATAATATGGGAGAAAAGAAAATCATGCAGTTTGAGCAATTAATGCAAAATGATAATGGTGACTTAACTTTGTTAGAGGAAATTCGTCACTTTGAGGATGAGAATACTGATTGGGTTAGAAGTGGGGTTAATGATATAGTAATTGATCATGGACATTCACCAAATCAAACTGATGACAATTCTGAGTAA
- the LOC112720705 gene encoding uncharacterized protein translates to MEALETQDMDASKKNYKKSNIEGNSLGNNLESNKKEKHKKRKRRHEIDGEATRNSEEEGFTSRKKKRKRLQKISASMASKRHKFTEDNDLESAVSSTDLRVPKKSRVRFVEEENYADEVLPFMEQLLNDEDLSQTPNISDSINSEQDEELEAKRVRGPTLLKKIWNMPRGKTIDVQFNNRNQAIRKEGRKLASFLGILARTPSIMPLNIDDWRCYDKEEKNKLLKIVRKKFSIPVRGEEFVKRSIGKKWKDYKCDLKGIYLGQYKTKDVLLKNRPERIPRDQWIGLVSYWFSDKAKKRTQANRINRAKQKMPHTGGSKSIATLMDELAKDGIEPSRTEIFLKIHRRRKDGRPLDEESAKAVELIEEKLNNGELSNEESINGVAWEGDIYSQVLGSDRSGYVRGLGLGPTPSLLWGNKSSYGKFVSDALANEVAQKLQQEIKVLKEKHEEEMKLMKENQNKMFAELSFMRQVLCKLVSTGSSMTQNFNENSFMQVPDANSGHELAPSST, encoded by the exons ATGGAAGCTTTGGAAACTCAG GATATGGATGCATCAAAGAAGAACTATAAAAAGTCAAATATTGAAGGAAATAGTTTGGGAAATAATTTAGAGTCAAATAAAAAGGAGAAAcataagaagagaaagagaaggcatGAAATTGATGGAGAAGCTACAAGGAATTCAGAAGAAGAGGGCTTCACCagtagaaaaaagaagagaaagagattgCAAAAAATCAGTGCTTCAATGGCAAGCAAAAGACACAAATTTACTGAGGATAATGATCTTGAGAGTGCTGTCTCAAGTACAGATTTAAGAGTGCCTAAAAAGAGTCGTGTCAGATTTGTTGAAGAGGAAAATTATGCTGATGAAGTGCTGCCTTTTATGGAGCAACTATTGAATGATGAGGATTTGTCTCAAACTCCCAATATTTCTGATAGTATAAATTCTGAGCAAGATGAAGAATTAG AGGCAAAGAGGGTTAGAGGACCTACATTGTTGAAAAAAATTTGGAACATGCCTCGTGGAAAGACAATTGATGTGCAGTTTAATAACCGCAACCAAGCTATAAGAAAAGAAGGCAGAAAGCTTGCTAGTTTTCTTGGTATTCTAGCTAGAACTCCTTCAATAATGCCTTTAAACATAGATGACTGGAGATGTTATGATAAAGAGGAGAAAAACAAGTTGCTGAAAATTGTGAGG aagaagttttCAATCCCAGTACGTGGTGAGGAATTTGTAAAAAGATCAATTGGGAAGAAATGGAAAGATTATAAATGTGACTTAAAGGGTATATATTTGGGACAGTACAAAACCAAAGATGTTTTATTGAAGAATAGACCGGAACGAATCCCAAGAGATCAATGGATTGGTCTTGTCTCATATTGGTTCTCTGATAAAGCAAAG AAACGTACCCAAGCAAATAGGATTAATAGGGCAAAGCAAAAAATGCCTCACACGGGAGGATCCAAAAGCATTGCAACTTTGATGGATGAACTG GCCAAGGATGGAATCGAACCTTCACGAACAGagatttttctcaaaattcatAGAAGGCGTAAGGATGGTAGACCATTGGATGAGGAGTCTGCAAAAGCAGTG GAACTAATTGAAGAGAAGTTGAATAATGGCGAGCTATCTAATGAAGAATCTATTAATGGTGTTGCTTGGGAAGGAGATATTTATTCTCAAGTATTGGGAAGTGATAGAAGTGGTTACGTACGTGgtttaggacttggtccaacaccTTCTTTATTGTGGGGTAATAAATCATCTTATGGTAAATTTGTTTCAGATGCTTTAGCTAATGAGGTTGCTCAAAAATTACAACAAGAAATAAAGGTGCTAAAGGAGAAacatgaagaagaaatgaagttgatgaaagaaaatcaaaataaaatgttTGCTGAATTATCTTttatgagacaagttttgtgTAAGCTTGTTTCAACAGGTTCATCTATGACTCAAAATTTCAATGAAAATTCTTTTATGcag GTTCCTGATGCTAATAGTGGTCATGAGTTAGCACCATCCAGCACTTAA